A portion of the Daphnia magna isolate NIES linkage group LG4, ASM2063170v1.1, whole genome shotgun sequence genome contains these proteins:
- the LOC116921750 gene encoding E3 ubiquitin-protein ligase parkin isoform X1 encodes MLIEFDDRRRVLLLSRNQFIYLPLYRHLLSDSSEFTLPVYIKAAGGKTFLIQMSRDWDVARIKKFIAPKLGLQVKDISIILAGKSLADNLLLEECDLGHNSILNAVKLKVIKKDDAIPSNEKKSEGTPFHQDKPLCETLLDLQLTEEEQKLLHKSLGCSSPEYKQKKAHFYVYCESPCKSVQNGKLRVRCSLCKAGAFTVDRDPCCWDDVLRPEQVSGTCQMEGCDHSWAEFYFKCAHHPSQGEMDSTLPLYLVKSNFKQVQCLACMDISDPVLVFQCSSSHVICLECFQQYCMSRLNERRFVFNPNIGYTLPCPAGCENSLIDGTQHFKILGGEQYQRLLHFGAEEYVMSVGGVLCPQPGCGMGLLADPSCRRIQCTGGCEFVFCRDCLQGYHIDECQPNGDGNFQSMLTTTEYVVDPRRAAQAMWDADSRVTIRVTSKPCPKCRTPTERDGGCMHMICTRQQCGFHWCWVCQTEWTRECMGSHWFG; translated from the exons ATGTTGATCGAATTCGACGACAGACGACGTGTTCTATTGTTGTCACGTAACCAGTTTATTTACTTACCACTATACCGGCATTTGCTGTCTG ACTCGAGTGAATTTACTCtgcctgtttacataaaagcTGCGGGGGGAAAAACGTTTCTTATTCAGATGAGTCGGGATTGGGACGTGGCTCGGATCAAGAAGTTTATTGCTCCAAAACTTGGCCTGCAAGTCAAAGACATCAGCATTATCCTTGCTGGTAAAAGTCTTGCTGACAATCTTCTACTAGAG GAATGTGATCTTGGTCACAATAGCATTCTTAATGCCGTAAAACTTAAGGTgataaaaaaagatgatgcAATACCTTCCAATGAAAAGAAGTCGGAAGGCACACCATTTCACCAGGATAAGCCTTTGTGTGAAACATTGCTTGACCTACAATTgacagaagaagaacaaaagtTGCTGCACAAATCACTTG GCTGCAGCTCTCCTGAATATAAACAGAAGAAGGCTCATTTCTATGTTTATTGTGAATCTCCCTGCAAATCAGTCCAGAATGGTAAACTTCGGGTCCGTTGTAGCCTTTGCAAAGCCGGTGCCTTCACGGTGGACCGAGATCCGTGCTGTTGGGATGATGTCTTGCGACCCGAGCAAGTAAGCGGCACTTGCCAAATGGAAGGTTGTGATCATTCGTGGGCCGAATTCTACTTCAAGTGCGCACACCATCCTTCGCAAGGAGAGATGGATTCTACCCTTCCACTCTATCTGGTCAAATCGAATTTCAAACAGGTCCAATGTCTGGCCTGTATGGATATTAG TGATCCTGTGTTGGTCTTTCAGTGTTCCAGTTCCCATGTGATATGTTTAGAATGCTTTCAACAATACTGTATGTCTCGGTTGAACGAGAGACGCTTTGTTTTCAATCCAAATATCGGTTACACTCTACCCTGCCCAGCTGGATGCGAAAACTCACTGATTGATGGAACCCAACATTTCAAAATTCTTGGAGGTGAGCAGTACCAGCGGCTTCTGCACTTTGGGGCAGAGGAATACGTTATGTCGGTAGGTGGTGTGCTTTGTCCGCAACCCGGATGTGGCATGGGATTACTTGCAGACCCTTCCTGTAGACGGATTCAGTGCACAGGAGGATGTGAG TTTGTTTTTTGCCGTGATTGTTTACAAGGTTATCATATTGACGAATGTCAACCGAATGGAGATGGTAATTTTCAATCCATGCTGACAACCACAGAGTATGTTGTTGATCCTAGGCGAGCTGCACAG GCGATGTGGGATGCAGACAGTCGCGTTACTATACGTGTCACTTCAAAACCATGTCCCAAATGCCGAACGCCAACTGAACGCGATG GAGGTTGTATGCATATGATTTGTACTCGCCAACAGTGCGGGTTTCATTGGTGCTGGGTTTGCCAAACAGAGTGGACGAGAGAGTGCATGGGAAGTCACTGGTTCGGATAA
- the LOC116921750 gene encoding E3 ubiquitin-protein ligase parkin isoform X4: protein MLIEFDDRRRVLLLSRNQFIYLPLYRHLLSDSSEFTLPVYIKAAGGKTFLIQMSRDWDVARIKKFIAPKLGLQVKDISIILAGKSLADNLLLEECDLGHNSILNAVKLKVIKKDDAIPSNEKKSEGTPFHQDKPLCETLLDLQLTEEEQKLLHKSLGCSSPEYKQKKAHFYVYCESPCKSVQNGKLRVRCSLCKAGAFTVDRDPCCWDDVLRPEQVSGTCQMEGCDHSWAEFYFKCAHHPSQGEMDSTLPLYLVKSNFKQVQCLACMDISDPVLVFQCSSSHVICLECFQQYCMSRLNERRFVFNPNIGYTLPCPAGCENSLIDGTQHFKILGGEQYQRLLHFGAEEYVMSVGGVLCPQPGCGMGLLADPSCRRIQCTGGCEVIILTNVNRMEMVIFNPC from the exons ATGTTGATCGAATTCGACGACAGACGACGTGTTCTATTGTTGTCACGTAACCAGTTTATTTACTTACCACTATACCGGCATTTGCTGTCTG ACTCGAGTGAATTTACTCtgcctgtttacataaaagcTGCGGGGGGAAAAACGTTTCTTATTCAGATGAGTCGGGATTGGGACGTGGCTCGGATCAAGAAGTTTATTGCTCCAAAACTTGGCCTGCAAGTCAAAGACATCAGCATTATCCTTGCTGGTAAAAGTCTTGCTGACAATCTTCTACTAGAG GAATGTGATCTTGGTCACAATAGCATTCTTAATGCCGTAAAACTTAAGGTgataaaaaaagatgatgcAATACCTTCCAATGAAAAGAAGTCGGAAGGCACACCATTTCACCAGGATAAGCCTTTGTGTGAAACATTGCTTGACCTACAATTgacagaagaagaacaaaagtTGCTGCACAAATCACTTG GCTGCAGCTCTCCTGAATATAAACAGAAGAAGGCTCATTTCTATGTTTATTGTGAATCTCCCTGCAAATCAGTCCAGAATGGTAAACTTCGGGTCCGTTGTAGCCTTTGCAAAGCCGGTGCCTTCACGGTGGACCGAGATCCGTGCTGTTGGGATGATGTCTTGCGACCCGAGCAAGTAAGCGGCACTTGCCAAATGGAAGGTTGTGATCATTCGTGGGCCGAATTCTACTTCAAGTGCGCACACCATCCTTCGCAAGGAGAGATGGATTCTACCCTTCCACTCTATCTGGTCAAATCGAATTTCAAACAGGTCCAATGTCTGGCCTGTATGGATATTAG TGATCCTGTGTTGGTCTTTCAGTGTTCCAGTTCCCATGTGATATGTTTAGAATGCTTTCAACAATACTGTATGTCTCGGTTGAACGAGAGACGCTTTGTTTTCAATCCAAATATCGGTTACACTCTACCCTGCCCAGCTGGATGCGAAAACTCACTGATTGATGGAACCCAACATTTCAAAATTCTTGGAGGTGAGCAGTACCAGCGGCTTCTGCACTTTGGGGCAGAGGAATACGTTATGTCGGTAGGTGGTGTGCTTTGTCCGCAACCCGGATGTGGCATGGGATTACTTGCAGACCCTTCCTGTAGACGGATTCAGTGCACAGGAGGATGTGAG GTTATCATATTGACGAATGTCAACCGAATGGAGATGGTAATTTTCAATCCATGCTGA
- the LOC116921750 gene encoding E3 ubiquitin-protein ligase parkin isoform X3, protein MLIEFDDRRRVLLLSRNQFIYLPLYRHLLSDSSEFTLPVYIKAAGGKTFLIQMSRDWDVARIKKFIAPKLGLQVKDISIILAGKSLADNLLLEECDLGHNSILNAVKLKVIKKDDAIPSNEKKSEGTPFHQDKPLCETLLDLQLTEEEQKLLHKSLVQNGKLRVRCSLCKAGAFTVDRDPCCWDDVLRPEQVSGTCQMEGCDHSWAEFYFKCAHHPSQGEMDSTLPLYLVKSNFKQVQCLACMDISDPVLVFQCSSSHVICLECFQQYCMSRLNERRFVFNPNIGYTLPCPAGCENSLIDGTQHFKILGGEQYQRLLHFGAEEYVMSVGGVLCPQPGCGMGLLADPSCRRIQCTGGCEFVFCRDCLQGYHIDECQPNGDGNFQSMLTTTEYVVDPRRAAQAMWDADSRVTIRVTSKPCPKCRTPTERDGGCMHMICTRQQCGFHWCWVCQTEWTRECMGSHWFG, encoded by the exons ATGTTGATCGAATTCGACGACAGACGACGTGTTCTATTGTTGTCACGTAACCAGTTTATTTACTTACCACTATACCGGCATTTGCTGTCTG ACTCGAGTGAATTTACTCtgcctgtttacataaaagcTGCGGGGGGAAAAACGTTTCTTATTCAGATGAGTCGGGATTGGGACGTGGCTCGGATCAAGAAGTTTATTGCTCCAAAACTTGGCCTGCAAGTCAAAGACATCAGCATTATCCTTGCTGGTAAAAGTCTTGCTGACAATCTTCTACTAGAG GAATGTGATCTTGGTCACAATAGCATTCTTAATGCCGTAAAACTTAAGGTgataaaaaaagatgatgcAATACCTTCCAATGAAAAGAAGTCGGAAGGCACACCATTTCACCAGGATAAGCCTTTGTGTGAAACATTGCTTGACCTACAATTgacagaagaagaacaaaagtTGCTGCACAAATCACTTG TCCAGAATGGTAAACTTCGGGTCCGTTGTAGCCTTTGCAAAGCCGGTGCCTTCACGGTGGACCGAGATCCGTGCTGTTGGGATGATGTCTTGCGACCCGAGCAAGTAAGCGGCACTTGCCAAATGGAAGGTTGTGATCATTCGTGGGCCGAATTCTACTTCAAGTGCGCACACCATCCTTCGCAAGGAGAGATGGATTCTACCCTTCCACTCTATCTGGTCAAATCGAATTTCAAACAGGTCCAATGTCTGGCCTGTATGGATATTAG TGATCCTGTGTTGGTCTTTCAGTGTTCCAGTTCCCATGTGATATGTTTAGAATGCTTTCAACAATACTGTATGTCTCGGTTGAACGAGAGACGCTTTGTTTTCAATCCAAATATCGGTTACACTCTACCCTGCCCAGCTGGATGCGAAAACTCACTGATTGATGGAACCCAACATTTCAAAATTCTTGGAGGTGAGCAGTACCAGCGGCTTCTGCACTTTGGGGCAGAGGAATACGTTATGTCGGTAGGTGGTGTGCTTTGTCCGCAACCCGGATGTGGCATGGGATTACTTGCAGACCCTTCCTGTAGACGGATTCAGTGCACAGGAGGATGTGAG TTTGTTTTTTGCCGTGATTGTTTACAAGGTTATCATATTGACGAATGTCAACCGAATGGAGATGGTAATTTTCAATCCATGCTGACAACCACAGAGTATGTTGTTGATCCTAGGCGAGCTGCACAG GCGATGTGGGATGCAGACAGTCGCGTTACTATACGTGTCACTTCAAAACCATGTCCCAAATGCCGAACGCCAACTGAACGCGATG GAGGTTGTATGCATATGATTTGTACTCGCCAACAGTGCGGGTTTCATTGGTGCTGGGTTTGCCAAACAGAGTGGACGAGAGAGTGCATGGGAAGTCACTGGTTCGGATAA
- the LOC116921750 gene encoding E3 ubiquitin-protein ligase parkin isoform X2 → MIKWLLSLIRSILDRIVKFFWPTDSSEFTLPVYIKAAGGKTFLIQMSRDWDVARIKKFIAPKLGLQVKDISIILAGKSLADNLLLEECDLGHNSILNAVKLKVIKKDDAIPSNEKKSEGTPFHQDKPLCETLLDLQLTEEEQKLLHKSLGCSSPEYKQKKAHFYVYCESPCKSVQNGKLRVRCSLCKAGAFTVDRDPCCWDDVLRPEQVSGTCQMEGCDHSWAEFYFKCAHHPSQGEMDSTLPLYLVKSNFKQVQCLACMDISDPVLVFQCSSSHVICLECFQQYCMSRLNERRFVFNPNIGYTLPCPAGCENSLIDGTQHFKILGGEQYQRLLHFGAEEYVMSVGGVLCPQPGCGMGLLADPSCRRIQCTGGCEFVFCRDCLQGYHIDECQPNGDGNFQSMLTTTEYVVDPRRAAQAMWDADSRVTIRVTSKPCPKCRTPTERDGGCMHMICTRQQCGFHWCWVCQTEWTRECMGSHWFG, encoded by the exons ATGATAAAGTGGCTGTTGTCTCTCATTCGTTCAATATTGGATAGAATTGTGAAGTTTTTTTGGCCCACAGACTCGAGTGAATTTACTCtgcctgtttacataaaagcTGCGGGGGGAAAAACGTTTCTTATTCAGATGAGTCGGGATTGGGACGTGGCTCGGATCAAGAAGTTTATTGCTCCAAAACTTGGCCTGCAAGTCAAAGACATCAGCATTATCCTTGCTGGTAAAAGTCTTGCTGACAATCTTCTACTAGAG GAATGTGATCTTGGTCACAATAGCATTCTTAATGCCGTAAAACTTAAGGTgataaaaaaagatgatgcAATACCTTCCAATGAAAAGAAGTCGGAAGGCACACCATTTCACCAGGATAAGCCTTTGTGTGAAACATTGCTTGACCTACAATTgacagaagaagaacaaaagtTGCTGCACAAATCACTTG GCTGCAGCTCTCCTGAATATAAACAGAAGAAGGCTCATTTCTATGTTTATTGTGAATCTCCCTGCAAATCAGTCCAGAATGGTAAACTTCGGGTCCGTTGTAGCCTTTGCAAAGCCGGTGCCTTCACGGTGGACCGAGATCCGTGCTGTTGGGATGATGTCTTGCGACCCGAGCAAGTAAGCGGCACTTGCCAAATGGAAGGTTGTGATCATTCGTGGGCCGAATTCTACTTCAAGTGCGCACACCATCCTTCGCAAGGAGAGATGGATTCTACCCTTCCACTCTATCTGGTCAAATCGAATTTCAAACAGGTCCAATGTCTGGCCTGTATGGATATTAG TGATCCTGTGTTGGTCTTTCAGTGTTCCAGTTCCCATGTGATATGTTTAGAATGCTTTCAACAATACTGTATGTCTCGGTTGAACGAGAGACGCTTTGTTTTCAATCCAAATATCGGTTACACTCTACCCTGCCCAGCTGGATGCGAAAACTCACTGATTGATGGAACCCAACATTTCAAAATTCTTGGAGGTGAGCAGTACCAGCGGCTTCTGCACTTTGGGGCAGAGGAATACGTTATGTCGGTAGGTGGTGTGCTTTGTCCGCAACCCGGATGTGGCATGGGATTACTTGCAGACCCTTCCTGTAGACGGATTCAGTGCACAGGAGGATGTGAG TTTGTTTTTTGCCGTGATTGTTTACAAGGTTATCATATTGACGAATGTCAACCGAATGGAGATGGTAATTTTCAATCCATGCTGACAACCACAGAGTATGTTGTTGATCCTAGGCGAGCTGCACAG GCGATGTGGGATGCAGACAGTCGCGTTACTATACGTGTCACTTCAAAACCATGTCCCAAATGCCGAACGCCAACTGAACGCGATG GAGGTTGTATGCATATGATTTGTACTCGCCAACAGTGCGGGTTTCATTGGTGCTGGGTTTGCCAAACAGAGTGGACGAGAGAGTGCATGGGAAGTCACTGGTTCGGATAA
- the LOC116921740 gene encoding translocation protein SEC63 homolog, protein MGGQKFQYDESGSTFVYFLLSFLALILVPCTYYCIFKKKEEKKLNKEQLSTFQPCKNKWARLERKDPGETFKKLLIKLAIILGWVLFCYVAYKTSQYDYEYANFDPYEILQVEVGASPAVVKSAYRKLSLIYHPDKKTGDEKTFMKITRAHQALTDETARRNWEMYGNPDGPGAISFGIALPSWIVEKENSIWVLGLYALLFMVALPVSVGTWWYRSIRYSGDQVLLDTTQMYYYFFHKTPHMAIKRVLMILGASAEFHRRNNPEIQERRSDNTEVPQLMKRLPQLNEKNKERPLCFMYSIKARTLLHAHLTRLDLPQSTLEEDRCAVIKKCPALIQEMVVCVSQLIMLAHAGRLSRMPSLVTLEGCMKLSAMVVQGLWECKSPLLQLPHITDENLKYFSSKRYQIRTLEQLARLKDEDRRACLHHLNDNQYNDLVLALGGMPYVDMSIKYEVVDDEATTVYTAGAIVTVTVALARRNLSVLFANEKDTSNEFIENGEVIPEEEEKQEPKKKTLPWQKNKGKRANNKKSGKKTSVKKETDDKKKVAVRSSKTASKTKDEESESCSEDDAEDEVEVDESDEVEAEAEEKSANNDSSEPEKDDDQLEKLQSDVAMRRQRLLEGKSQFSHSVYCPFFPEDKQEYWWAYITDRKQQMLLTAPYHITNLVEHEEIQLKFTAPFKPGFYTFAVCLRSDSYFGFDQMKDIKMDVKEAAEIPTEHPQWEISDDEDEEDKNFSGSESEFATDDDEDSGKD, encoded by the exons ATGGGTGGACAGAAGTTTCAGTACGACGAGAGTGGTTCAACATTCGTCTATTtccttctttcatttttggcgCTCATATTGGTCCCGTGCACATATTATTGCATCttcaaaaagaaggaagaaa AAAAACTAAATAAAGAACAGCTAAGTACATTTCAGCCCTGCAAGAATAAATGGGCCAGGCTGGAACGGAAGGATCCTGGAGAGACGTTTAAGAAGCTTCTCAT AAAATTAGCAATCATCCTAGGATGGGTGCTTTTCTGCTATGTAGCATATAAAACTTCACAGTATGACTATGAATATGCTAACTTTGATCCATATGAAATTCTGCAAGTGGAAGTTGGTGCCTCCCCGGCAGTGGTTAAAAGTGCTTATCGCAAGCTTTCACTTATCTACCATCCTGACAAGAAGACTGGTGATGAAAAAACCTTCATGAAAATTACAAGAGCTCATCAG GCCTTGACTGATGAAACAGCCCGAAGAAATTGGGAGATGTATGGAAATCCAGATGGACCTGGAGCAATCAGTTTTGGTATTGCTCTGCCATCCTGGAttgtagaaaaagaaaactcgaTTTGGGTTCTAGGACTGTACGCATTGTTGTTCATGGTTGCCCTACCCGTAAGCGTTGGCACTTGGTGGTATCGCTCGATTCGTTATTCTGGAGACCAAGTACTGCTTGATACCACTCAGATGTACTACTACTTTTTCCACAAGACCCCACATATGGCAATCAAGCGAGTGCTTATGATCCTCGGTGCATCAGCCGAATTCCATAGACGCAACAATCCAGAAATACAGGAACGTCGCAGTGACAACACAGAAGTACCCCAACTCATGAAACGTTTGCCTCAGCTCaacgaaaagaacaaagaaagACCTTTGTGTTTCATGTATTCCATCAAAGCACGCACTCTTTTACATGCTCATCTAACCCGGCTAGATCTGCCCCAGTCGACGCTGGAAGAAGACCGTTGTGCTGTG ATTAAGAAGTGCCCGGCATTAATTCAAGAAATGGTTGTGTGCGTATCTCAGCTCATAATGTTGGCCCATGCTGGGAGACTGAGTAGGATGCCATCGTTGGTTACATTAGAAGGCTGCATGAAACTTTCAGCCATGGTCGTACAAGGGCTCTGGGAATGCAAAAGTCCGCTTCTACAGTTGCCTCATATCACTGACGAGAATTTGAAGTATTTTTCTAGTAAACGATATCAG ATCCGCACACTAGAACAACTCGCCCGGCTAAAAGATGAAGACCGCAGGGCTTGCTTACACCATCTTAACGACAATCAATACAATGATTTAGTTCTAGCACTTGGAGGAATGCCTTATGTGGATATGAGTATTAAATATGAAGTCGTTGATGACGAGGCCACTACAGTGTATACGGCTGGTGCGATCGTCACG GTAACGGTTGCCTtggcaagaagaaatttgAGCGTCCTATTTGCCAACGAAAAAGATACATCTAACGAATTCATTGAAAATGGTGAAGTGataccagaagaagaagaaaagcagGAACCCAAAAAGAAGACGCTACCttggcaaaaaaacaaaggcaaGAGAgcaaacaacaagaaaagtgGCAAAAAAACATCAGTCAAGAAGGAAACagatgataaaaaaaaggttgcaGTCAGATCAAGTAAGACTGCctccaaaacaaaagatgaagaaTCTGAGAGTTGCAGTGAAGATGATGCAGAAGACGAAGTTGAAGTTGACGAGTCTGACGAAGTTGAGGCTGAAGCTGAAGAAAAATCAGCGAACAACGATAGCTCCGAGCCAGAAAAAGATGACGATCAATTAGAAAAGCTTCAGAGCGACGTTGCAATGAGGCGGCAGAGATTGTTGGAAGGGAAAAGTCAGTTCTCGCACTCCGTGTATTGTCCATTTTTCCCCGAAGACAAACAAGAGTATTGGTGGGCTTATATCACGGACCGAAAACAACAAATGCTACTGACAGCACCGTACCACATTACCAATCTGGTAGAGCACGAAGAAATCCAGCTCAAATTTACAGCTCCCTTCAAACCAGGTTTTTACACCTTTGCTGTGTGTTTACGCTCCGATTCGTACTTTGGTTTCGATCAAATGAAGGATATCAAG ATGGATGTTAAAGAAGCTGCAGAGATCCCAACCGAGCACCCACAGTGGGAGATTTCTGATGATGAGGATGAAGAAGATAAGAATTTCAGTGGCTCTGAATCTGAATTTGCTACCGATGATGACGAAGACAGCGGCAAAGACTAG